From Halichoerus grypus chromosome 6, mHalGry1.hap1.1, whole genome shotgun sequence, one genomic window encodes:
- the TUBA1A gene encoding tubulin alpha-1A chain, whose protein sequence is MRECISIHVGQAGVQIGNACWELYCLEHGIQPDGQMPSDKTIGGGDDSFNTFFSETGAGKHVPRAVFVDLEPTVIDEVRTGTYRQLFHPEQLITGKEDAANNYARGHYTIGKEIIDLVLDRIRKLADQCTGLQGFLVFHSFGGGTGSGFTSLLMERLSVDYGKKSKLEFSIYPAPQVSTAVVEPYNSILTTHTTLEHSDCAFMVDNEAIYDICRRNLDIERPTYTNLNRLIGQIVSSITASLRFDGALNVDLTEFQTNLVPYPRIHFPLATYAPVISAEKAYHEQLSVAEITNACFEPANQMVKCDPRHGKYMACCLLYRGDVVPKDVNAAIATIKTKRTIQFVDWCPTGFKVGINYQPPTVVPGGDLAKVQRAVCMLSNTTAIAEAWARLDHKFDLMYAKRAFVHWYVGEGMEEGEFSEAREDMAALEKDYEEVGVDSVEGEGEEEGEEY, encoded by the exons ATG CGTGAGTGCATCTCCATCCACGTGGGCCAGGCTGGTGTCCAGATCGGCAACGCTTGCTGGGAGCTCTATTGCCTGGAACACGGCATCCAGCCCGATGGCCAGATGCCAAGTGACAAGACCATCGGGGGAGGAGATGACTCCTTCAACACCTTCTTCAGTGAGACGGGCGCTGGCAAGCATGTGCCCAGGGCCGTGTTTGTAGACCTGGAACCCACGGTCATTG ATGAAGTTCGCACCGGCACCTACCGGCAGCTCTTCCACCCTGAGCAGCTCATCACCGGCAAGGAGGACGCTGCCAACAACTACGCCCGAGGGCATTACACCATTGGCAAGGAGATCATTGACCTTGTCTTGGACCGCATTCGGAAGCTG GCTGACCAGTGCACAGGTCTTCAGGGCTTCTTGGTTTTCCACAGCTTTGGAGGGGGAACTGGTTCCGGGTTCACCTCCCTGCTGATGGAACGTCTCTCTGTCGATTATGGCAAGAAGTCCAAGCTGGAGTTCTCCATTTACCCAGCTCCCCAGGTTTCCACAGCTGTAGTTGAGCCCTACAACTCCATCCTCACTACCCACACCACCCTGGAGCACTCTGATTGTGCCTTCATGGTAGACAATGAGGCCATCTATGACATCTGTCGTAGAAACCTCGATATTGAACGCCCAACCTACACTAATCTAAATAGGTTGATAGGTCAAATTGTGTCCTCCATCACTGCTTCCCTCAGATTTGATGGAGCCCTGAATGTTGATCTGACAGAATTCCAGACCAACCTGGTGCCCTATCCCCGCATCCACTTCCCTCTGGCCACCTATGCCCCGGTCATCTCTGCTGAGAAAGCCTACCATGAACAGCTTTCTGTAGCAGAGATCACCAACGCATGCTTTGAGCCAGCCAACCAGATGGTGAAATGTGACCCTCGGCATGGTAAATACATGGCTTGCTGCCTATTGTACCGTGGCGACGTGGTTCCCAAAGATGTCAATGCTGCCATTGCCACCATCAAGACCAAGCGTACCATCCAGTTTGTGGACTGGTGCCCTACTGGCTTCAAAGTGGGCATTAATTACCAGCCTCCCACTGTGGTGCCCGGTGGAGACCTGGCCAAAGTACAGCGAGCTGTGTGCATGCTGAGCAACACCACAGCCATCGCTGAGGCCTGGGCTCGCCTGGACCACAAGTTTGACCTGATGTATGCCAAGCGTGCCTTTGTTCACTGGTATGTGGGGGAGGGCATGGAGGAAGGAGAGTTTTCCGAGGCCCGTGAGGACATGGCTGCCCTTGAGAAGGATTATGAGGAGGTTGGTGTGGATTCTGTTGAAGGAGAGggtgaagaagaaggagaggaatacTAA